A window from Candidatus Saccharimonadales bacterium encodes these proteins:
- a CDS encoding FAD-binding oxidoreductase, whose amino-acid sequence MSKVAHYLQEHLLGEVITSESARRFFSTDGGVFAVEPQIVVYPRNTSDVRKVARFSWQLAERGKLLSITARGKGSDQAGAAIGNGIILVFPAHMNKLLELDTGKGIARVQPGIIYKVLQTTLHTHGRFLPPYPSSIDFSTIGGAVANNAAGEKTVKYGATRNFVRELDVVLANGELVHTLRLTKRELSKKKGQTTFEGEVYRQLDALIMDNWDLIQSINFEVSKNSSGYAVKDVKRKDGSFDLTPLLVGSQGTLGVVTQVTLDTEPFNPNTSLISAHFDDIEKAKTAVSNILPLKPSALEIVDKHLLEFVGRHNPRQLKGLIEQPYPGFVLLIEFDDVNERKQKRAVKRVKKLLEGLATEFSLAKDEHEREMLWKIRHSAAAVIWHVEGRKKALPIIEDGVVPQAKFSEYINGIYKIFADHKLEAAVWGHAGDANLHMQPFLDLSSVVDRQRLFKIMDDYYNLVISLGGSTAGEHNDGRLRAPYLPKLYGAEVYELFKKIKSIFDPYGTMNPGVKIDVRREDLTLILRKEYSMEHLSDHMPRT is encoded by the coding sequence ATGAGTAAAGTTGCACACTATCTGCAAGAACATCTTCTAGGTGAAGTTATAACTTCCGAGTCAGCCCGGCGGTTTTTTTCAACGGACGGGGGTGTTTTTGCCGTTGAGCCGCAGATCGTGGTCTATCCCAGAAACACCAGCGACGTCAGAAAAGTTGCCCGATTTAGCTGGCAACTGGCTGAACGCGGCAAATTGCTGTCTATTACAGCCCGGGGTAAAGGCAGTGATCAGGCCGGAGCGGCGATTGGCAATGGCATTATTTTGGTTTTTCCCGCCCACATGAACAAACTGCTTGAGCTGGATACGGGCAAGGGGATAGCCCGCGTTCAACCCGGCATAATTTATAAGGTCTTGCAAACGACGCTCCATACCCACGGCCGATTTTTACCGCCTTATCCATCGTCGATTGATTTTTCAACCATAGGCGGCGCGGTGGCAAACAATGCTGCCGGTGAAAAAACCGTCAAATACGGCGCCACCCGTAATTTTGTCCGCGAGCTAGACGTGGTACTGGCTAACGGCGAACTAGTCCACACCCTCAGATTGACTAAGCGTGAACTCAGTAAAAAAAAGGGCCAGACGACCTTCGAAGGCGAGGTCTACCGTCAGCTGGACGCGCTGATTATGGATAATTGGGACTTAATCCAGTCGATCAATTTTGAGGTCAGTAAGAACTCTTCCGGTTATGCCGTCAAAGACGTTAAGCGCAAGGACGGCAGTTTTGACTTGACACCGTTGCTAGTCGGCTCGCAGGGTACGCTCGGCGTGGTTACACAGGTAACGCTTGATACCGAGCCGTTTAATCCTAATACGTCTTTAATTTCGGCTCACTTCGACGATATTGAAAAAGCCAAGACCGCCGTTAGCAATATTTTGCCGCTCAAGCCTAGCGCGCTCGAAATTGTCGATAAACACCTGCTGGAGTTTGTCGGCCGGCATAACCCCCGCCAACTAAAGGGTTTGATCGAACAACCATATCCAGGCTTTGTATTATTGATTGAATTTGACGACGTAAACGAGCGGAAGCAAAAAAGAGCCGTCAAACGAGTCAAAAAATTGCTGGAAGGCTTGGCGACAGAGTTTAGTTTGGCCAAAGACGAGCACGAGCGGGAGATGCTCTGGAAAATCAGGCACAGCGCGGCGGCGGTTATCTGGCACGTCGAAGGCCGCAAAAAAGCCTTGCCGATTATTGAAGACGGGGTTGTCCCGCAGGCAAAGTTCTCGGAGTACATCAACGGCATCTACAAAATTTTTGCCGATCACAAATTAGAAGCTGCGGTATGGGGCCATGCCGGCGACGCAAATTTGCACATGCAACCGTTTTTGGACTTGTCGTCTGTCGTAGATAGGCAAAGACTATTTAAAATCATGGATGACTACTACAACTTAGTTATCAGCCTGGGCGGCAGCACCGCCGGCGAACACAACGACGGCCGGCTGAGGGCTCCTTATCTGCCGAAGCTGTATGGCGCCGAAGTTTATGAATTATTCAAAAAGATTAAATCAATATTTGATCCTTATGGCACGATGAATCCAGGCGTAAAAATCGACGTCAGGCGGGAAGACTTAACCTTAATCCTGCGCAAAGAATATTCGATGGAACATTTGTCTGATCACATGCCAAGAACCTAA